In a genomic window of Curtobacterium sp. MCBD17_035:
- the hpt gene encoding hypoxanthine phosphoribosyltransferase, producing MELTDVQADLSEVLFTAEQIDARIAELARAVEADYTGRDPLLVGVLKGAVMVMADFSRELKLPITMDWMAVSSYGSGTKSSGVVRILKDLDTDLHGRDVLIVEDIIDSGLTLSWLRQNLVSRGAASVEIVALLRKPEAAKVQVDVKYVGFDIPDAFVIGYGLDYDERYRNLRGVGVLAPHVYS from the coding sequence GTGGAACTCACCGACGTCCAGGCCGACCTGAGCGAGGTCCTGTTCACCGCCGAGCAGATCGACGCCCGGATCGCCGAGCTCGCCCGCGCGGTCGAGGCCGACTACACGGGGCGCGACCCGCTGCTCGTCGGCGTGCTCAAGGGCGCGGTCATGGTGATGGCGGACTTCTCGCGTGAGCTCAAGCTCCCGATCACCATGGACTGGATGGCGGTGTCGTCCTACGGGTCCGGCACCAAGTCGTCCGGCGTCGTGCGGATCCTCAAGGACCTCGACACCGACCTGCACGGCCGCGACGTCCTCATCGTCGAGGACATCATCGACTCCGGGCTCACCCTGTCCTGGCTCCGGCAGAACCTCGTGAGCCGCGGGGCCGCGAGCGTCGAGATCGTCGCGTTGCTCCGCAAGCCCGAGGCGGCCAAGGTGCAGGTGGACGTCAAGTACGTCGGCTTCGACATCCCGGACGCGTTCGTGATCGGGTACGGCCTCGACTACGACGAGCGTTACCGCAACCTGCGCGGTGTCGGGGTCCTGGCGCCGCACGTCTACTCCTGA